One window of the Candidatus Hydrogenedentota bacterium genome contains the following:
- the rdgB gene encoding RdgB/HAM1 family non-canonical purine NTP pyrophosphatase: MNAELLIGSANCNKARELAELLEGLPWTVVSLAEKEAVAAPEENGDTFADNALLKARYYAKKFNMPCIADDSGLIVDYLDGAPGILSARYAGFEGDDANNEKLLIALEEALWHERTARFLCCAVFYKPDGELVHLETGEVEGHISVERFGSNGFGYDCLFVPEGHEITFAEMTASEKHALSHRGRAFEKMRRWLEKQS, encoded by the coding sequence ATGAACGCTGAACTTCTCATCGGATCAGCCAATTGTAACAAAGCGCGTGAACTGGCAGAATTATTAGAAGGGCTGCCATGGACCGTTGTCTCCTTAGCGGAGAAAGAAGCCGTTGCGGCTCCCGAAGAAAATGGGGATACCTTTGCAGACAATGCCTTGCTGAAGGCGCGCTATTACGCAAAAAAATTCAATATGCCTTGCATTGCAGATGATTCGGGGCTTATAGTCGATTATCTTGACGGGGCTCCCGGTATTCTGTCAGCACGTTATGCCGGTTTTGAAGGGGACGACGCCAACAACGAAAAACTTTTAATCGCCTTGGAAGAGGCTTTATGGCACGAACGGACAGCGCGCTTTCTGTGTTGTGCCGTTTTTTATAAGCCTGACGGTGAGCTTGTTCACTTGGAGACAGGTGAAGTGGAAGGGCATATTTCAGTAGAACGATTTGGCAGTAACGGCTTTGGCTATGACTGTCTGTTTGTGCCCGAAGGACATGAAATTACTTTTGCAGAAATGACTGCTTCTGAAAAACATGCCCTTAGTCATCGGGGGCGTGCCTTTGAAAAGATGCGCCGTTGGTTGGAGAAACAATCATGA
- a CDS encoding threonylcarbamoyl-AMP synthase, with protein sequence MKRVAPDSKGIQQAVQILRAGGIVAYPTETVYGLGVDPFSDSALAKLFTLKERDIRQPVLLIVADEKQARAMSADLSEHAALCMRHFWPGPLSLVLPASSQVSGVLLDDQGRICLRCPGHAVARALCHVFGSAITSTSANISGQRPATNADAAALPGVDFVLDGGVLPPSLPSTVYDPDAQCVLREGPITIEMIATMSLNDER encoded by the coding sequence ATGAAACGGGTTGCTCCTGACTCGAAGGGTATCCAACAGGCCGTGCAAATCCTTCGTGCAGGGGGCATTGTCGCCTATCCAACAGAAACGGTTTATGGATTGGGGGTTGATCCTTTTTCAGATAGTGCTTTGGCGAAATTGTTTACACTGAAAGAACGGGATATCCGGCAACCTGTTCTGCTTATTGTCGCTGATGAAAAACAAGCACGAGCCATGAGCGCCGATCTATCAGAACACGCAGCGCTTTGTATGCGTCATTTTTGGCCGGGCCCCTTATCACTTGTATTGCCCGCCTCTTCCCAGGTTTCAGGCGTGTTGCTGGATGATCAGGGTCGCATATGTCTGCGCTGCCCGGGACATGCCGTTGCGCGCGCTTTGTGTCATGTCTTTGGCAGTGCTATTACTTCTACCTCTGCCAATATTTCAGGGCAGCGACCGGCAACCAATGCCGACGCTGCAGCTTTGCCCGGAGTGGATTTCGTTTTGGATGGCGGTGTTTTGCCGCCGTCTCTTCCTTCTACAGTCTACGATCCCGATGCACAATGTGTTTTGCGCGAGGGTCCTATTACAATAGAAATGATTGCGACCATGTCTCTAA